DNA from Candidatus Micrarchaeia archaeon:
TGTTATTTGTTTTTTGTTTTCTCTTATTGCTTCCATTCCTGCTTCTCTACATAAATTTTCTAAATCTGCCCCACTGAAATCTCTTGTTCCTGTTGCTAAAGTATTTATATCAACATCTTTTGCTAAAGGCATTTTTTTAGTATGTACTTTTAATATTTCCAACCTAGTTTTTTCTTCTGGCATAGGGATATCTA
Protein-coding regions in this window:
- a CDS encoding AAA family ATPase — encoded protein: DIPMPEEKTRLEILKVHTKKMPLAKDVDINTLATGTRDFSGADLENLCREAGMEAIRENKKQITKEHFEKAMEKIKPSSTKEYKERMEKFKESVSYMFG